Below is a window of Caldanaerobius polysaccharolyticus DSM 13641 DNA.
TTAACCCAGTGGGCCCACGATTACTACAAAAAGCTCAACGAGGAGTGGAATAAGGGCATTGTTGACAAGCAGATGTTTACCAGAAATTATGACTCTTACAAATCGCTGATCGCCTCAGGAAGGCTCATAGGCTTTTACGATGAGAGATGGCAGATACAGGATGCTATCAACGCTTTAGAGCAGCAAAAGATGTATGACAGAGTGCCTTTTGCTATGCCGGTGGTATTTGACGGCGTAACCAAGGAGGCTTATAACGGTATAAATATAACGGGCACAGGTGCTGGAGTATGCATAACCAAGAGCTGCAAGGACCCTGTGGCTGCGTTTAAATTCCTTGATGCAATGGCCAGTGAAGAGGTATTGAAGTTGGTCAATTGGGGCTTTGAAGGGCAGGACTACACGGTTAAGGACGGCAAGATGTACATGACGCCTGAGCAATTAGCCAGGTTTAAAGATGCCAATTATACCCAGAAAGAAGGTATTGGATCGTTCTGGATATTCCCACACCCCGATGGAGGATCTAAGTTCTCAGACGGCAACTATGTATTCCCGCAGGATACTCCTGAATATATAAGCAGCGTATATAAGCCTTATGAGAAAGAAGTGCTACAAGCTTATAACCTGAAAAACTTAGCAGATCTGATGGCTCCGCCGCTGGACACACCTTACGGCTATGTGTGGGATATAACCATACCCGACAGCGAACAGGAGATCAAGATCGCCCAGCAGAAGGCCTCTGATCTGACGAGAAAGTACGTGGCCAAGCTGATAATGGCAAAGCCAGGACAGTTTGAGTCCATATGGAAAGAGTATGTGGCTGAGATGAAAAAAGCGAAATACGACATAGGTGATGCGTACATTACCCAGCAGATTAAGAAGAGGGTACAGGAGTGGGGAAGTAAATAATTGCCTTATGTATAATGAAGTACATCGTCGCGATGTACTTCATTATACATGAAATTAATATATGGAGGAGAGAATATGGCTGACATTTCCAGTAACTTAAACACAAATGCACAGATAGGAATTCCTGCCAATAAGGAGGACAGCAGAAAGATCTTTTATAAAAAGTTAAGGGAGCAGAAGGAACTGGTTTTTATCGTGCTTCCATTCTTGATATTGTTGCTCATATTCAGTTACATCCCATTGTGGGGTTGGATAATGGCATTTCAGGATTACAAGCCTGCATTGGGGATAAGGGGTTCTCAGTGGGTAGGCCTGCAGAACTTTAAAATGCTATTTGAGGATGCCACCTTTTATCAGGCTATAAGAAATACGCTGGGCATAAGCCTGTTAAAATACGTTATAGGTTTTGTGTCTTCTATTACACTGGCAGTGCTTATAAACGAGGTGAGAAATATAAAATTTAAAAAGACCGTGCAGACCATATCTTATCTTCCCCACTTCGTCTCATGG
It encodes the following:
- a CDS encoding ABC transporter substrate-binding protein; amino-acid sequence: MKGKKIVTFFILGLFLITILLSGCKSSNKQANATKSSAKSESSKEIKTFTLYVGDSNQKPIDLSATPVGKKLTELTGVKLKTSYIVGSDEKTKANLMITGGDLPDLIDPHNEYQTFRDAGVLVPLDDYIEKYGKNIKKWYSPQDLNKMKDPKDGHIYYLTPFRKSTTLLYPNSGFYLPMAVLKEAGWPKVTSLDQYFNIIEDYVKKHPTYNGQPTIGFTADTDNWRIYVLINVPSYLAGNPNTGGVWVDDNYNAHSFALTQWAHDYYKKLNEEWNKGIVDKQMFTRNYDSYKSLIASGRLIGFYDERWQIQDAINALEQQKMYDRVPFAMPVVFDGVTKEAYNGINITGTGAGVCITKSCKDPVAAFKFLDAMASEEVLKLVNWGFEGQDYTVKDGKMYMTPEQLARFKDANYTQKEGIGSFWIFPHPDGGSKFSDGNYVFPQDTPEYISSVYKPYEKEVLQAYNLKNLADLMAPPLDTPYGYVWDITIPDSEQEIKIAQQKASDLTRKYVAKLIMAKPGQFESIWKEYVAEMKKAKYDIGDAYITQQIKKRVQEWGSK